CACCGTCTCGACTTCCGTTGGGACAAAGCGCGCGGACGCGATGCGTTTCAGCGTGCTCTGGAGGTCGTCGATACGGCGACTGCCCACCCCTCGGGCCGCCTCGGCGGCGTCGTGGCACCGTCGCAGATCGAGACCTGCTCGCCGGAACTGCTGCAGGATGCGGTGGCGGCAGCGCGCAAGCGTGGGGTTCCGGTCACCATCCATGCGGCACAGACCATGGCTGAGCACGAGGAGCTCCTGCGCCGGCACGGGCTGACGGCGGTGCAATATCTCGAAAGCCTGGGCTTGCTCGGCAAGGACCTGATCCTTGGCCATTGCATCTTCGTCGACAGCCATTCCTGGACGCGTCAGCGCACGGAAGTCGACCTGCGTCTCCTGGCCGATCGCCAGACCACCGTCGCCCACTGCCCGGTCACTTTCTCGCGGAGCGGCATGGCGCTGGAATCGGTCGGCCGCTATCGGCGTGCGGGCGTCAACGTCGCTTTGGGAACGGACAGTTACCCCTTCAATATGCTGGAAGAAATGCGCCAGGCGATGATCTGCGCGCGGCTGTCCGGCAAGTCCGTCTTCGACGTCGCGACCGGTGACATTCTGGAAGCCGCAACCATCGCCGGCGCTCGGGCGCTCGGCCGCGATGATATCGGTCGCATCGCCGTCGGCTCCAAGGCGGACTTCCTCGTGGTTGATCTTCGTCACCATGCGATGCAGCCGGTCTACGATCCGCTGCGCAGTCTCCTGCATTGCGCCGCCGAGCGGGCGATCGAGCGGGTCTATGTCGATGGTACCTGTGTCGTCAGCGGCGGACGGCCGACCCTGATCGACTATGACGGCGCGCTTGCAAAGCTTCAGGAAGCGCAGGACTACGCCTGCCGCAAGGCGCCCGGAAACGATCCGAAGGGCCGTGGGATGCGGACGCTGGCGCCGCTCTCCCTGCCCACTGCCGGTTAGTGAAGGGCGTCGCCCGCCCTTCGATGCCTTCGAAAAGGGGCGGGCGGGAATCGATCAGTAGAAAAGGCGGTGGGCGGCGAAAAGGCAGATCAGCACTGCCGCCGCCCCGCCGGCCAATGCGCCGAGCCGCCGCTCGAGAAAGTCGCGGATTTCCTCGCCGAATCGGCGCAACAGCCATGCGAGCAGGAAGAAGCGTGCACCGCGCGCAACGATCGCCGATACGATGAAGAAGCCGAGGTTGATGTTGGCAGCGCCCGAGAGGATGGTTACGACCTTGATCGGCGGCAGATGCGCCAGACCCGAAGTCACGAGCAGCAACGCCAACATTTCGGAGTCGACCGACGCTTTCAAATGCTCGAAGGTGTCGAGCTTGCCGTAGAACTCCAGGAGCGGCCTTGCCAGCGTGTCGAAGGCGTAGTGGCCGAGATACCAGCCGGCGATACCCCCAAGCACCGAAGCAACGGTGGCGACCAGCGCGTAGCGCCATGCCCGTTCCGGGCGCGCCAGCGCCATGGGGATGAGGAGCAGATCCGCGGGGACCGGAAAGATCGAGCTTTCGACAAAGGCAATGATGCCAAGCCAGACGATGGCGGTCTCGCGTGTCGCGAGCGACATCGTCCAATCATAGAGGCGTCGGAGCATGGGTTAAGGTTCGCTGTTGGTGGTAAGCCTCTCTATAGCCGACCGAGCGGGGTGTAAATGTGACCGCCTCCGGCATTTGAGGGATTTCTCACGAATGGCGAGCGTGGTCGTCGCTAGGCAGTGGCCATACGCGCAAAACGGCTCGGCGATTGGCCGACATGGCGGCTGAAGGCGGTGCTGAAAGTGCTGGCGGAACCGTAGCCAACGCGTTCGGCGATGGAGGCGAGATCGGCATCGCGTTGCCGCAGCAGATCCTTGGCGAGCGCCATGCGCCAGACGAGCAGATATTCCATCGGCGGCACGCCGACAGCGCGGGAGAAGCGCTCAAAGAAGACGGAGCGGGAGAGTGCCGCCTCGCGCGCGAGTTGCGCCACGGTCCAGGCACGGGCCGGATCGGCATGGATCAGGCGAATGGCAGCCGCCAGCCGCGGGTCTCCCAGACCGCGCAGCAGGCCGGGCGTCGCACTTTCGCCCTGGATCGAGCGAAGTGCCTCCACAAGCATCACTTCCACAAGCCGCGCCAGAACCAGGTCGCGCCCCGGGCGATCTTCGCGCGCCTCTTCTCCCACCAGACGTACGAGCGTCGAAAGTCGGTCGATCCCGCGCAGATGCATCAATGTCGGCAGCAGCGAAACCAGCAGTCCG
The nucleotide sequence above comes from Ensifer adhaerens. Encoded proteins:
- a CDS encoding AraC family transcriptional regulator, with amino-acid sequence MIDPLSQLIQLLRPRTVFTKGISGAGRWAVRYADSGQPSFCTVVEGACRLAVDGEIPVTLEAGDFVLLPTTPGFTLSGFEPVQPTFIDPKVTPAPTEEVRHGRQDGEPDVRLLGGYFVLDSPDAGLLVSLLPTLMHLRGIDRLSTLVRLVGEEAREDRPGRDLVLARLVEVMLVEALRSIQGESATPGLLRGLGDPRLAAAIRLIHADPARAWTVAQLAREAALSRSVFFERFSRAVGVPPMEYLLVWRMALAKDLLRQRDADLASIAERVGYGSASTFSTAFSRHVGQSPSRFARMATA
- a CDS encoding YqaA family protein translates to MLRRLYDWTMSLATRETAIVWLGIIAFVESSIFPVPADLLLIPMALARPERAWRYALVATVASVLGGIAGWYLGHYAFDTLARPLLEFYGKLDTFEHLKASVDSEMLALLLVTSGLAHLPPIKVVTILSGAANINLGFFIVSAIVARGARFFLLAWLLRRFGEEIRDFLERRLGALAGGAAAVLICLFAAHRLFY
- a CDS encoding amidohydrolase family protein, giving the protein MTKEIHVIRNVHTLVAFDSERNGHVYLHDVDIAYDDKGFVHVGGSYDGPYHSESSGRDRMIMPGFVNVHCHSGEEPISKGIFEDMGTAALWGNALYEYSNLLEIDDDAIEASLTVMVGDLMRSGVTTLLDIAGPHESWLPTLARSGARAFVAPGFREAQWHVEDSHRLDFRWDKARGRDAFQRALEVVDTATAHPSGRLGGVVAPSQIETCSPELLQDAVAAARKRGVPVTIHAAQTMAEHEELLRRHGLTAVQYLESLGLLGKDLILGHCIFVDSHSWTRQRTEVDLRLLADRQTTVAHCPVTFSRSGMALESVGRYRRAGVNVALGTDSYPFNMLEEMRQAMICARLSGKSVFDVATGDILEAATIAGARALGRDDIGRIAVGSKADFLVVDLRHHAMQPVYDPLRSLLHCAAERAIERVYVDGTCVVSGGRPTLIDYDGALAKLQEAQDYACRKAPGNDPKGRGMRTLAPLSLPTAG